The sequence GACAAGCCCCTCTTGGCTCTCGATCGCCCAGAGTGCATAAGGTTCTGCCACAGCACCAACCGGATCGATCGGCTCGGAGACGATACGATCCACCAGACTGTTGGCGAAACGGCACTTCTCATTCAGATAAAAGGCAAAACCCGCCGGCAATTGCCATTCATCCGCAAGCTGGCGAATGACCTGCTTCAGCCGCTCGCCATTGCGCGGCACAAGCTCGCAGGGGAAGATCGACAAAGGCGCTTCCGGATTGGTCGTGAAGCGCTCCAGCAGCAACATGCACAGCTTGGCCGGAAAGCTTTTCGGAACCACTGTGAAGTCGGCTGCAAGGCTTGGCCCGTCAGTGGAATCCAGCTCATAACCGCGATCGCCCGTGTTGGACAGAATGACCTCGGCCACACAGGCGAGACGCCGCACCTCGGCCCAGTCGGTTGCAGCGGTCAGCGCCCGCGCGACAGCCTTACCCGGAATTTCCTCGTCCACTTCCTGCCCATCGCGAATGCCGCGGATGCGCACAGGATAGGGCGTGCCGCTATTCAGCGCGGCAACACGCTTCAGGCTCTCGGCATTGCCGGTAGTCTGGACAATGGCGATGCGTCCGAGAGCCTCGCCTTTATCCAGCGCCTGCGAAACGAACAAGTCCGCATGCGCCAGAAGAAAGCGGCTGGTTCCGAATTGCAGAATGGGCGTATCGAACGTCATGCGACCTCCACCATGCCCTTGATGACTCCGGCTTTCGGATCGGTCAGTCCGGCGAATTTGGTGGGTACATCGGCGAGCG comes from Rhizobium rhizogenes and encodes:
- a CDS encoding mannitol dehydrogenase family protein; translated protein: MTFDTPILQFGTSRFLLAHADLFVSQALDKGEALGRIAIVQTTGNAESLKRVAALNSGTPYPVRIRGIRDGQEVDEEIPGKAVARALTAATDWAEVRRLACVAEVILSNTGDRGYELDSTDGPSLAADFTVVPKSFPAKLCMLLLERFTTNPEAPLSIFPCELVPRNGERLKQVIRQLADEWQLPAGFAFYLNEKCRFANSLVDRIVSEPIDPVGAVAEPYALWAIESQEGLVLPCTHPAVVLTDDLDHYEKLKLFLLNLGHSYLAERWLQDARAKDETVRQAMADDALVADLETLWRDEVLPVFVAEGMEDEAEAYIAVLRERLRNPFLAHRLADIAGNHDEKKRRRFTPIIAAAERLGLNLPQHGLRAALATIKQ